A genomic stretch from Eptesicus fuscus isolate TK198812 chromosome 15, DD_ASM_mEF_20220401, whole genome shotgun sequence includes:
- the LOC129151748 gene encoding uncharacterized protein LOC129151748, which translates to MFSCCLPVCRDRGLKRGSDESRFRRARRWIRTQSRRLWPFARRDQERSTLIKEEQQLVEEDSFPMSRSEGPVSHTTEGQDSPEVCVATWAAGEPGPVVWRTPRGRPTSIQRPPTTKLLRPNMHMLIFNYYLRRYEPVTDTIWEDLESKEAEPQGKEVGVIGVGWEGRSM; encoded by the exons atgttttcgTGTTGTCTCCCCGTGTGCCGAGACCGAGGCCTCAAGAGAGGCAGCGATGAGAGTAGGTTCCGACGTGCCCGCCGCTGGATCAGGACTCAGTCCAGACGCCTGTGGCCCTTTGCACGGCGGGACCAGGAG cGCTCAACCCTGATcaaggaggagcagcagctggtggAGGAAGACTCTTTCCCCATGTCCAGGAGTGAGGGCccggtgagccacaccactgagggCCAGGACAGTCCTGAAGTGTGTGTGGCcacctgggcggctggggagcccGGGCCCGTTGTATGGAGGACTCCTCGAGGGAGGCCGACCAGTATCCAAAGGCCTCCAACCACTAAGCTGCTCCGTCCCAACATGCACATGCTAATTTTCAACTATTACCTGAGACGCTATGAGCCTGTTACTGACACCATATGGGAAGACCTGGAATCCAAGGAGGCAGAGCCCCAGGGTAAGGAGGTTGGGGTGataggggtgggatgggaggggagaTCTATGTGA
- the LOC129151749 gene encoding skin secretory protein xP2-like produces the protein MLAPASEEELPVEGPAQGPKAPAQEVDVVPVTPKVHPELQDAELEASPAPELSPPPAASPAAAVEPGPAPEETEAPAPLDEEPSLEPMLAPASEEELPVEGPAQGPLVECAHPVIRAKRVSHSRLEIFLLFSVFILLFICSPWRDSVLYLLMFIIWVIFWGIAFIIFFF, from the exons ATGCTggctcctgcctcagaggaggagctgcctgtggagggcccagctcaaggGCCCAAGG caccagcccaggaggtGGATGTGGTTCCTGTCACACCCAAAGTCCATCCTGAGTTGCAGGATGCAGAGCTGGAGGCATCTCCAGCTCCAGAGCTgtcaccacctccagcagcctctccagctgcagctgtggagccagggccggccccagaagaaactgaggccccagcaccGCTGGATGaagaaccctccctggagcccatgctggctcctgcctcagaggaggagctgcctgtggagggcccagctcaaggGCCCCTTGTGGAATGTGCTCACCCTGTCATAAGGGCAAAACGTGTTTCACACTCACGCCttgaaattttccttttattttctgttttcattttgttgtttatttgttctcCATGGCGTGATTCAGTTCTTTatcttttaatgtttattatttggGTGATTTTTTGGGggattgcttttattattttctttttttag